The Sinomicrobium kalidii region TACTTTTTCCTGAAGCTTAAAAGCGGTCTTTTCCACCTCGCAAATAATATTCACCTTGTTTTTATACAGTCCTTTCAGTGCCGCCGAAGGCCCGGAAAACTCCGTACCTGCAATGGGGTGGGCCGCAAGAAAGTTCCTCCGTTTGGGATGGTCTGCCACCACCTCACAGATCAGTGATTTGGTTGATCCCACATCAAAGACTACGGTATCGTCCCGCACCACGTCCAGGATCCCGGGCAGAAGTTTCATACTTGTGCTTACCGGTACGGCAACAATAACGGTATCTGCCTTTTCCAGGTCCTTTGGCTGGGCCTTTTTATCAATCAGCCCCAGGTCCAATGCCTGGCTCAGGTGTTCTTCGTCCGTATCGATACCGTAAACTTCCACATCTTCATACACCGATTTGATATCGAGGGCGAAAGATCCGCCTATCAGTCCGAGGCCTATTACGAATACATTTGTCATTTTTTGTCTGTTTATCGGTCGGAAAAAGGCTAATCCTTTTTCTTTCTTTGTGAACATACGGGCCGTGTTTTCCCGGGAAGGGGAGACATACGGCCGTATGTCTCTACGTTATTTATATTATATTCTGTTTATGGCTTCTTCTATTTTTTCTTTCGGTACGCACAGTGAAAAACGGATATATCCCTCACCGTTTTTCCCGAAAATGGTTCCCGGGGTGATAAAAATACTTTTGTCGTACAGTATTTTATCGATAAATGCTTCTGCCGAATAAGGCACATGGCCATGCGTTTCCATGGGTAATTTTGCCCAGATAAACATTCCCACTGCATTTTTATCGTATGTACAACCCAGTTTTTCCGCCAGGCGGTATATCAGCTCCCTGCGTTCGCCATATACCTTGTTGATACCGGCGTACCAGTCTTCCGAACATTGCAATGCTGCCACGGCACCTTTCTGGATACCGTAGAACATGCCACTGTCCATGTTGCTCTTTACCTTCAGTACGGCGTTGATATTATTTTCACTCCCCAGCACCATCCCCACACGCCATCCGGCCATGTTGAACGTTTTGCTCAGCGAGTTGAGTTCAAGGGCCATGTCACCGGCCCCTTCCACCCCGAGTATACTGCGCGGGGAATCATTGAGCACAAAGCTGTACGGATTGTCATTGACCAGGAGGATATTATTTCTCCGTGCAAAAGCAACAAGATCGGTATACAGTTCCTGCGTCCCGTTGGTCCCCGTAGGCATGTGCGGATAGTTGAGCCACATTAACTTAACCCCGGAAAGGTCTTCTTTTTCGAGCGCCTTGAGGTCCGGCAGCCAGCCGTTACCTTCCGTGAGGTCGTAATACCTGGGTTTCGCACCTACCAGCCTGGTCACGGATGTATAAGTGGGATAACCCGGATCGGGGATGAGCACCTCATCGCCCTCGTTCAGGAAGGTCAGTGAAATATGCATGATCCCTTCCTTAGAGCCCATTAGCGGGAGAATTTCCGTATCCCTGTTCAGTGTAACCCCGAACCGTTCTGCATAAAAATCCTTGATGCTTTCCCGGAGTTCCGGCAATCCCTGGTAGCTCTGGTATTGATGCGCCAGGCTGTCTTCTACGGAATTCCGCAAAGCGTTTATCACTTCCGGGGCAGGATGGAGATCGGGACTTCCTATCCCCATATTGATCACCGGTTTTCCTTCCGACATAAGCTGCCTTACCTCCCTCAGTTTCCTGGAAAAGTAGTATTCCTCTATCGTATTTAACCGTTTGGCTACCTCAATCATAATTTTGCATTTTTGTATTCTCCCAGTATTTTAAAACTTTCCGTCATGATATCCAGCAGGGATTTCGCCTTTTTAAAGTCGTCATACTTTTCAAAAGTCACGTCTACGAAAAAGGAATATTTCCAGGGTGTTTCTATAACGGGAAGGGATTGTAATTTGGTCAGATTCAGCCGGCAATCGCTCATTACATTAAGTACGGTAGCCAGGCTTCCGCGTTTGTGATCGGTCATGAATTTCACCGAGGCCTTGTTTATGTCTTCTTCGGGCAGTACCGAGTTTTTGGTCTGTAAAATAACGAACCGGGTGGAATTGTCCCGGATGGTCTGGATATTTTCAGCAAGTATTCCCATACCGAAAAGTTCCGCAGCGGTTTTGCTGGCTATTGCCCCCACGCCTTTAAGGCCGTTCTGCTGAATTCTCCTCGCTGTCTCTGCCGTATCGGCATCTTCCACGAGTTTTATGTGCGGGAACTGCTTAAAAAACTGTTTACATTGCAGGAGTGCCATGGGATGAGAGTACACTTCCCTGAGATCGTCTATTTTCTGTCCCGGCAACGCCATCAGGTTATGGTGGATGTTGACGTAGTGCTCCCCGATAATGTGCAGTTGATTATTGTCTATGAGTGCGTAATTGGGGATGATAGACCCTGCTATGGAATTTTCTATGGCCATAACGGCACTGTTTACGGTTTTGTCCAGAAGGCTGTCTACCAGAATATCGAAAGAAAGGCATTCCAGGATATCGATATCCTCACTGAAATATTCTCTTGCCACCTGGTGGTGAAAAGATCCTTTAATTCCCTGTATGGCTACTTTCCTGTTCATATTGTTGCAATTACCTGCATATTTTTTGTGATTGCGATTTTTCAGACCAAAAAAAAGTCCCGGAAAATCCGGGACTCGTCATATATTTTTGCATTCAAAATAACTTATAACTGTCCCGTCCTTCCTTTAAAAAAGTAAAAGAAGAAAAAATAAAAGTTCCAGTTATAAGTAATCTGAGTCATTTGTTTATTTCATTTGACGCTGCTAAAGTAATTATAAATTTGAAATAGGCAACACGGGAAAAGCATTTTTTTTGATTTCCCCGGAAAAAAACAGGAAAATGACAAATTGAAAATTTAAGCAAGTGTTTTTTAGTAAATAAACGCAGGTAAGATGTAAGACTGCAGGACTTAGAGCTTGTTTAAAAAAAATTCATCCCGATAAATATCGGGAGGCTAAAAAAATGCCCTTTTTGTTGCCGGCGCGCCACCTGGCCCCTTCACTAAAAACAGCCGCTGGCTGTTTTCTTAACGTTCGGTCCTGTCTTTTTCTCCCACCATAGCTACGGCTATGCTCCCGATAGAAATCGGGATCAAAAAAGCCTTCATATGGAGCAAAAATCATCATTTTTCGCTACAATCAATCCTTTCTAAACAAGCTCTTAAGACGGAGGATCTTATGCGAACCGTTCGACCGATGGTTAGTTCTGTGTCTTAAATCCTGATATCCTGAATCAAAATTGTTTTTTGGAAAAGTCCGGATCACTTCTATTTGAAGAAGTATTTAAAAACATTTAGCCTTAATATCCGTTTATGTATTTTTGAAGACCGATAACAGCCGCTAAACATCCGAACCATGTCTATAGAAGTTACCGATATATCCAAGACTTACGGAAACCAAAAAGCCCTGGACGCCGTATCCTTCGCCATACAAAAAGGTGAGATCGTGGGATTCCTTGGGCCCAACGGTGCCGGAAAATCGACCCTGATGAAGATACTGACCACCTATATTACTGCCGACAGCGGCCGGGCCAGGCTAAATGGTTGTGATGTGACCACCCGGAAAAAGGAGGTCCAGAAAAGCATCGGGTATCTCCCGGAACACAATCCCTTGTACCTGGATATGTACGTAAAGGAATACCTCGGTTTCAGTGCTTCCGTATACCGGTCGGCGGGGAAAAGAATCCGGAAAGACCGTATTGCAGAGGTTATCGAACTTACCGGACTTGCGCCGGAGGCTCATAAAAAGATAGGACAGCTTTCCAAGGGATACCGCCAGCGTGCCGGACTTGCCGCGGCCATGCTGCACGATCCGGAAGTACTTATTCTCGATGAGCCCACTACCGGCCTTGACCCTAACCAGCTTGTCGAGATCAGGGGACTCATCAGGGACATGGGGAGTGAAAAGACCGTACTGCTCTCCACCCATATCATGCAGGAAGTAGAGGCTATCTGCGACAGGGTGATCATTATCAATAAGGGAACAATCGCGGCGGACAAAAAACTGGCTTCCCTGAGGGAAGGAACCGCACAAATTATCGAGGTGGAATTCGATTACCGGGTGGAACCTGTTTTATTGGAAAACCTTCCGAACATCGCTTCAGTAAACAATATTTACGACTTTGTCTACGAACTCCGGTTTGACACTTCGAAGGACATGCGGCCGACCGTATTTGATTTTGCCCACGACAACGGGCTAAAGACCCTGCAGCTCAACAAAAAGAACCGGAACCTGGAAAGTCTGTTCCGGGAATTGACCAAGGCCCAATAATCCTGAATATTTCGTTCCGGCAACCGGAACTCCATACATACCACATTGAAAATAAGCATATAATCAAATATTTTGCTTAACTTCAGGTTCTGTTATCATCCATATAAAATTCGCGGGCACGTTGAGGATAACCGGTTTTTCAGATCAAAAAAACAGACAGGTTGCCGCCGTCATCCTTTTTTTTTACCTTTTGGTGCAGGGATTTCAGTTTTACATATTCGCAACTTCCCCCTCAGCAGAAACTCCCGCGGAACGACTGATCAGGGAGGCCACGGACATCCATCTCTGGCGTTCATTTCTGCTTCTCGTCTCCTTTTTTCTGATGATCCATGTATTCCTGGTCATCTGTTCCTATAACCTGAACTACAATTTTACACTCACGGCGTGTGCCTTTATCGGGTTGTTCAGCTTCTGTTTCCTGGAGATCCTTATCCGCTCTGTCGAATTGTTTTACATACAGCGCTCTCTTCCCGGTGCTTTTGTTTCGAAAGGCAGTGATAAGGAAAACATTTTAATGCAATACACCTTGTTTCAGTCCGTTCAATACGCCTTGTATTTCCCGTTAATGTTAACACAGGCTATCGGAAGCACCATTCTTGCATTTAAATTTTCCAATCGTCGCAAAATAAATATCCTGATAAACATAGCCTTCGGTATCAACGCCATCCGCCTGGGCATAAGGTTGTTGGGCATGTACCTGGAAATAGATCTCCTCAACAGGTGGAGTTTCAATATTTACCTGCCTGCCATTATCACAATTTTCGGATTGATGATCGCATGGCTTCTCAGGGTAAAGGAAGAATCATTTAATCCCTGAATCGCAATTTTCCCCTGTAATGCTCCGTGATATCCACCTCGGGAGGACGGTTTACGGATATGATGTCACCCGTGCTGTAAATATCTCCTGAAATACGCTGTACGGGATGAACAATAATATCGTTGGAACTGCGGTGATAGATATGTACTTCATCCGCAATAAAATCTGCAGCTTCGATACGGGAATTCCCTGCCGCAAGATAGAGGTTCACTCTTTTCGTACTCCCCTTCAGATAGCAATTGGACAGATTGTTAAACACCAGCCCGAAACTGTTGTTTTCCATATGCAGGTAAAAATCACCTACATTTTGATAGTCGCTCTGATAGTTTTCGGAAACAATCCTGAGGTCCGGGTAGGTAAGCACTCCGTCCGACCGGATATCGAACTGGGTGGAACTCCGTATTTCAGTAATATCCGGGGCAGTTACGTATATTGTTGTTTTATCGTAGTCCCTCAGAAAATTACAGGAAGCAGTATTGGAAAGGACTAATTGTCCGTCATTTACTTCGGCCCTGATGTCATTGACCAGGTTTTTCCCCGTTTCTACGACCACGCTGTGTTGTTGGCCTTCCTTCAGCACCATTTCCACTCCTTCCCTGACCAGGATCGTCGTAAAACCCGTTACTTCGACTTCACGCCGTACCGTACTACCGGCCGTTTTAAAACAGTCGTTGCCATCCTCACTGTTACAGGAAAGGAGAAGCACCATAAATATACATGCCAGTTTTCTCATCTGTCCGAATTATAAGCGTATCCCCATACCAAATTCCACGGCCTCAGCCTTGGCCGCATGTGTTTTCAGGGTCAACGCCCCGAATATTTTATCATTAAGATAGTATTTCAGCCCTACACGTTGGTAAAACCGTCCCTCAAAATCTACCGGGTAATACACATAATACCCCAGTTGTGTAATCAGGGACAGCCTGTTTACAAACAACTCGTGCCCTATAAACATTCCGGCTCTTTTGTAATCCTCATTCCCGGAAATACCATCTTCAGGGTAGGCTATACTTTTGAATTTTATATATTCTTTCAGGAAATTGGAATAGAAGACGTCAGTTCCCAGTTGTACGGCACTTTTTCTGCTCAACCGTTTATCGGCATAAAATGAAAAAATATAAAAAGGGTACTGCCCGCTGTTTACAATATCACTTTCATTTACTCCGGAACGGAATATCATATTGAACCTGACGGGCTCTGTAAACCTTTCATGACCGACTGTCCGTATAAATTCCGGTTGTTCTTCGTCCAACTGGTAATTGACACCGATATTGAACGCAATACTGTTAATACTGGTATTCGGAGCCTTGACATTGGCATTGGAATAATGGATCAGGGAAAAACCTGCCTGAAGGCCTATCCGGTCTATAATCCGCTCCTTCTTATAGTTAAGCATGAGGTAGGTACTGCTCATGATCTGCGACCCGAAGGCAATATTCCGGTAATTTTCCTCCTTATCGTACGGGTTGGTGGTATAGGCCAGTCCCTGCCCTATACGCAACATCAGGTTTCGCTTGAAGAAATAGAAATTGTAATGGGCGTAAAGACCATAATTCTCACCCAAATATCCGTTTTTCAGGTTCTGATAGCTCATGGAAACCCCATAATCCGGATAGTTAAAACGTTGTTCCCATTCGTTTTCCCCGAAGGTTTTCCGGTTCCAGCTCAGGATCATCCCTTCCGGGTGGCCGGTAATAAGGTGTTGAATATCGGTATTGTGGAGCGCTATATTCCCGTAGAAATAATTGACATCTATATAGGAAAAGTGTTTGCCCCCTTCTTTTTCCTGTCCGGAAACAAACACCTGGAATATTATAAAAAAGCCAAAAAATACTCTCTTCATGCCGTTGAATTCAGCACAAAAGTATATTTTATTTTCTACATAAACGGAGGAGACAGACTTAAGACTTCCGGACACAGGAGGTAAGCCCCGGGATATCTTCTCTTAATGTCTTGTGTCTTACCTCCTTTCGTCCTGCATCCCTATGTCTTATCAAAATACTTCCGAAGCGATCTTCCTGATATTGTCTGATTTTCCCATGGAATAATAATGCAAAACGGGGACACCTGCATCTTTTAATTCCCTGGATTGCCGTATACACCATTCGATACCTACCTGTCTTACTTCCTTGTTATTTTTACATTGCTCCACGGCATGAATAAGGTCCTCCGGCAGGTCTATTTTAAATACCTGCGGCAGTAACTGCAGGTGTCGTTTTACCGCAATGGGCTTAATTCCGGGAATAATGGGCACATTAATCCCCATTTCCCGGGCTTTCTTTACAAACTCAAAGAATTTGCTGTTGTCGAAAAACATCTGGGTCACCACATAATCCGCTCCCGAGTCCACTTTTTCCTGAAGTTTTTTCAGGTCATAGTCCAGTGAAGGGGCTTCCAGGTGTTTTTCGGGATAACCGGCTACTCCAATGCAAAAATCGGGCTTGTTATTGGTTTCCGCCACATCGTGGAGGTATTTTCCACGGGTTATGTCCCTGATCTGCTTTACCAGTTCATTGGCATAGGTATGCCCTCCTTTTGTAGGTTCAAAATAGCGCTGGTGCTTCATGGCGTCTCCCCGGAGCGCCATAACATTTTCGATACCCAGGTAGTGGCAATCGACCAGCATGTATTCGGTCTCTTCACAGGTAAACCCGCCACAAAGCACGTGGGGCACGGTATCCACTTTATATTTGTGTTTTATGGAAGCACAAATACCCACGGTTCCGGGGCGCATCCGTACGATCTTACGGTCGAGCAACCCGTCTTTTTCGATGTACACATATTCTTCCCTGGAAGTGGTGACATCGATAAACGGCGGTTTAAACTCCATCAGGGGATCTATGTTATTGTACAGGTCCTGTATGTTCGCCCCCTTTTGCGGCGGCACAATTTCAAACGAAAACAGGGTTTTCCCGTTGGCCTGTTCTATATGTTCTGTTACTTTCATGTTTCAGCTTCGTTCAGCGATCCGGAATTACCGGTTTATTGTTGGTTATAAAATTAATCTGCTATGTTCGGGTTCAGCCATTTTTGAGCCGTTTCAAGCGGAATCCCTCTTCTTTCAGCGTAATCGGCCACCTGGTCTTCCTTGATCTTTCCCAGTCCGAAATACTTGCTTTCCGGATGCCCGAAATAATACCCGGAAACAGAAGATGCAGGCCACATAGCAAGGCTTTCGGTAAGTTTTACCCCGGTATTCTCTTCCACCCGCAACAACTTCCAGATCGTCTGTTTTTCCAGATGATCCGGACAGGCGGGATAACCGGGTGCCGGGCGGATTCCTTTATAGGACTCCCTGATGAGTTCGTCGTTGGTCAGGGATTCTCCTGTGGCATATCCCCAGAATTCCGTTCGTACTTTCTTATGCAGGTATTCGGCAAAAGCTTCCGCCAGCCTGTCAGCCAGGGCTTTTATCATAATGGAATTATAATCGTCGTGTTCCTTTTCAAATTCGGCTGCTTTTTCTTCTACACCAAAGCCTGCGGTAACGCAAAACGCCCCTACATAATCGCGGATCCCTGTGGTTTCAGGTGCTACAAAATCGGCCAGGGCTATATTAGAGGCCCTTTTGTTCTTTTTGGATTGCTGCCGGAGGGTCAGGAACGTATCAACCTGATTGCCCTCTTCATCATAAATTGCTATATCATCATCATTGACCTGGTTTGCCGGGAAAAGGCCATAAACACCTTTGGCCCGCAACCATTTTTCCCCGGTCAAAGCCGCCAGCATCTTTCGTGCGTCTTCAAAAAGGGAAACCGCCTGTTCACCCACCACCTGATCCGTGAGAATGTCCGGGTATTTTCCGTGAAGGTCCCACGTACGGAAAAAGGGAGTCCAATCTATATAGTCCAGCAGTTCTTCCAGGTCTACTTCTATGCTGTGCACACCGGGTTTCGCAGGTTTTACAGGTTTATAGTTCTCCCAGTCCAACTGCAATTTATTTTGTCTGGCACCGGCAATGCTAAGGTATTCTTTCACCTTGGAACGGTTGAGGAACCCCTCGCGCAACTTGTCGTATTCCAGCCTGATTGATTTGCAGTATTCGGTCTTCGTCTTCGCGTTGAGCAGGTTACTGGCCACGGTCACTGCACGCGATGCATCATTGACATGCACCACGGTCTCCCGGTATGCCGGGGCTATTTTTACGGCCGTATGTGCCCTGGAAGTCGTAGCTCCCCCTATAAGCACGGGGATATTGATATCCAGTTTGTCCAGCTCCTTGGCCAGGTAAACCATTTCGTCCAGTGACGGGGTGATAAGTCCACTAAGACCGATAATGTCCACATTTTCGTCCAGGGCGGTCTGGATGATTTTTTCGGGCGGCACCATGACACCGAGGTCCACTACTTCGTAATTGTTACATCCGAGCACTACACTCACGATATTCTTTCCGATATCGTGCACATCACCTTTAACGGTGGCCATGAGTATTTTTCCTACCGCCCGGGCTTCCCCGGCCCCTCCGGGCAACTTTTTCTTTTCTTCCTCGATAAACGGGAGCAGATAGGCTACTGCTTTTTTCATTACCCGGGCAGATTTCACCACCTGGGGCAGAAACATTTTTCCGCTTCCGAAGAGGTCGCCCACCACGTTCATACCGTTCATCAGATAGGTCTCGATCACCTCTATGGGCCTGTCTACCTGAAGCCGGGCTTCTTCTACATCGGTCTCTATAAATTCATCTATACCTTTTACCAGGGCATGCGTTACCCGTTCCTGTAAATCCAAAGAACGCCATTCCTGTCGTTTTTTCTCCGAAGTCTTTCCGTTTCCCTTTACCTGTTCTGCATAATCCAGCAAGCGTTCGGTAGCGTCATCCCTCCGGTCCAGGAGTACATCTTCTATATATACCAGCAGTTCTTTCGGAATTTCATCATAGACTTCAAGCATTTCGGGGTTTACGATCCCCATGTTCATGCCGTGCTGTATGGCATGGTACAGGAACGCAGCATTCATCGCTTCACGCACCGTATTGTTGCCCCGGAAAGAAAAAGAAACATTGCTCACCCCTCCGCTTACACTGGCATAGGGAAGGTTTTCCCTGATCCATTTGGTGGCCCTGAAGAAATCTACCGCATTTTTACGGTGCTCTTCCATTCCCGTACCCACGGGAAAAATATTGGGGTCGAATATGATGTCTTCCGGAGAAAATTTCACCCGCTCCACCAGAATATCATAGGAACGCTTACAAATCTCAATCCGCCGTTCGTAGGTATCGGCCTGCCCTGCTTCATCAAATGCCATGACAATAACGGCTGCACCGAACCTCCTAATGGTCTTGGCATGACGGATAAATACCTCTTCCCCTTCTTTCAGGCTGATGGAATTTACCACACATTTTCCCTGTACCACCTTGAGGCCGGCCTCTATGATCTCCCATTTGGAACTGTCGATCATGATCGGGACGCGGGAAATGTCGGGTTCGGACGCGATAAGGTTCAAAAAGGTGGTCATGGTACTC contains the following coding sequences:
- the metF gene encoding methylenetetrahydrofolate reductase [NAD(P)H], whose product is MKVTEHIEQANGKTLFSFEIVPPQKGANIQDLYNNIDPLMEFKPPFIDVTTSREEYVYIEKDGLLDRKIVRMRPGTVGICASIKHKYKVDTVPHVLCGGFTCEETEYMLVDCHYLGIENVMALRGDAMKHQRYFEPTKGGHTYANELVKQIRDITRGKYLHDVAETNNKPDFCIGVAGYPEKHLEAPSLDYDLKKLQEKVDSGADYVVTQMFFDNSKFFEFVKKAREMGINVPIIPGIKPIAVKRHLQLLPQVFKIDLPEDLIHAVEQCKNNKEVRQVGIEWCIRQSRELKDAGVPVLHYYSMGKSDNIRKIASEVF
- a CDS encoding head GIN domain-containing protein, with product MRKLACIFMVLLLSCNSEDGNDCFKTAGSTVRREVEVTGFTTILVREGVEMVLKEGQQHSVVVETGKNLVNDIRAEVNDGQLVLSNTASCNFLRDYDKTTIYVTAPDITEIRSSTQFDIRSDGVLTYPDLRIVSENYQSDYQNVGDFYLHMENNSFGLVFNNLSNCYLKGSTKRVNLYLAAGNSRIEAADFIADEVHIYHRSSNDIIVHPVQRISGDIYSTGDIISVNRPPEVDITEHYRGKLRFRD
- a CDS encoding acyloxyacyl hydrolase, whose amino-acid sequence is MKRVFFGFFIIFQVFVSGQEKEGGKHFSYIDVNYFYGNIALHNTDIQHLITGHPEGMILSWNRKTFGENEWEQRFNYPDYGVSMSYQNLKNGYLGENYGLYAHYNFYFFKRNLMLRIGQGLAYTTNPYDKEENYRNIAFGSQIMSSTYLMLNYKKERIIDRIGLQAGFSLIHYSNANVKAPNTSINSIAFNIGVNYQLDEEQPEFIRTVGHERFTEPVRFNMIFRSGVNESDIVNSGQYPFYIFSFYADKRLSRKSAVQLGTDVFYSNFLKEYIKFKSIAYPEDGISGNEDYKRAGMFIGHELFVNRLSLITQLGYYVYYPVDFEGRFYQRVGLKYYLNDKIFGALTLKTHAAKAEAVEFGMGIRL
- a CDS encoding prephenate dehydrogenase, whose protein sequence is MTNVFVIGLGLIGGSFALDIKSVYEDVEVYGIDTDEEHLSQALDLGLIDKKAQPKDLEKADTVIVAVPVSTSMKLLPGILDVVRDDTVVFDVGSTKSLICEVVADHPKRRNFLAAHPIAGTEFSGPSAALKGLYKNKVNIICEVEKTAFKLQEKVLKLFTDIGMRIRYMDPASHDRHIAYVSHLSHISSFMLGKTVIEKEKNERDIFDMAGSGFESTVRLAKSSPAMWAPIFEQNKANVIETLEEYIANLQQFKELMQKGDFNAIYNEMENTNRIKEILKGMNVTAS
- the metH gene encoding methionine synthase encodes the protein MKSGKAARPLKLSGLEPLIITPESNFINIGERTNVTGSRRFLRLIKEEKYNEALEVARAQVEGGAQIIDVNMDEGMIDGASTMTTFLNLIASEPDISRVPIMIDSSKWEIIEAGLKVVQGKCVVNSISLKEGEEVFIRHAKTIRRFGAAVIVMAFDEAGQADTYERRIEICKRSYDILVERVKFSPEDIIFDPNIFPVGTGMEEHRKNAVDFFRATKWIRENLPYASVSGGVSNVSFSFRGNNTVREAMNAAFLYHAIQHGMNMGIVNPEMLEVYDEIPKELLVYIEDVLLDRRDDATERLLDYAEQVKGNGKTSEKKRQEWRSLDLQERVTHALVKGIDEFIETDVEEARLQVDRPIEVIETYLMNGMNVVGDLFGSGKMFLPQVVKSARVMKKAVAYLLPFIEEEKKKLPGGAGEARAVGKILMATVKGDVHDIGKNIVSVVLGCNNYEVVDLGVMVPPEKIIQTALDENVDIIGLSGLITPSLDEMVYLAKELDKLDINIPVLIGGATTSRAHTAVKIAPAYRETVVHVNDASRAVTVASNLLNAKTKTEYCKSIRLEYDKLREGFLNRSKVKEYLSIAGARQNKLQLDWENYKPVKPAKPGVHSIEVDLEELLDYIDWTPFFRTWDLHGKYPDILTDQVVGEQAVSLFEDARKMLAALTGEKWLRAKGVYGLFPANQVNDDDIAIYDEEGNQVDTFLTLRQQSKKNKRASNIALADFVAPETTGIRDYVGAFCVTAGFGVEEKAAEFEKEHDDYNSIMIKALADRLAEAFAEYLHKKVRTEFWGYATGESLTNDELIRESYKGIRPAPGYPACPDHLEKQTIWKLLRVEENTGVKLTESLAMWPASSVSGYYFGHPESKYFGLGKIKEDQVADYAERRGIPLETAQKWLNPNIAD
- a CDS encoding prephenate dehydratase — its product is MNRKVAIQGIKGSFHHQVAREYFSEDIDILECLSFDILVDSLLDKTVNSAVMAIENSIAGSIIPNYALIDNNQLHIIGEHYVNIHHNLMALPGQKIDDLREVYSHPMALLQCKQFFKQFPHIKLVEDADTAETARRIQQNGLKGVGAIASKTAAELFGMGILAENIQTIRDNSTRFVILQTKNSVLPEEDINKASVKFMTDHKRGSLATVLNVMSDCRLNLTKLQSLPVIETPWKYSFFVDVTFEKYDDFKKAKSLLDIMTESFKILGEYKNAKL
- the gldA gene encoding gliding motility-associated ABC transporter ATP-binding subunit GldA, which translates into the protein MSIEVTDISKTYGNQKALDAVSFAIQKGEIVGFLGPNGAGKSTLMKILTTYITADSGRARLNGCDVTTRKKEVQKSIGYLPEHNPLYLDMYVKEYLGFSASVYRSAGKRIRKDRIAEVIELTGLAPEAHKKIGQLSKGYRQRAGLAAAMLHDPEVLILDEPTTGLDPNQLVEIRGLIRDMGSEKTVLLSTHIMQEVEAICDRVIIINKGTIAADKKLASLREGTAQIIEVEFDYRVEPVLLENLPNIASVNNIYDFVYELRFDTSKDMRPTVFDFAHDNGLKTLQLNKKNRNLESLFRELTKAQ
- a CDS encoding pyridoxal phosphate-dependent aminotransferase produces the protein MIEVAKRLNTIEEYYFSRKLREVRQLMSEGKPVINMGIGSPDLHPAPEVINALRNSVEDSLAHQYQSYQGLPELRESIKDFYAERFGVTLNRDTEILPLMGSKEGIMHISLTFLNEGDEVLIPDPGYPTYTSVTRLVGAKPRYYDLTEGNGWLPDLKALEKEDLSGVKLMWLNYPHMPTGTNGTQELYTDLVAFARRNNILLVNDNPYSFVLNDSPRSILGVEGAGDMALELNSLSKTFNMAGWRVGMVLGSENNINAVLKVKSNMDSGMFYGIQKGAVAALQCSEDWYAGINKVYGERRELIYRLAEKLGCTYDKNAVGMFIWAKLPMETHGHVPYSAEAFIDKILYDKSIFITPGTIFGKNGEGYIRFSLCVPKEKIEEAINRI